The following are encoded in a window of Pseudomonas multiresinivorans genomic DNA:
- a CDS encoding GFA family protein → MLLEGSCHCGAVHFSLHSAHPYPYQRCYCSICRKTQGGGGYAINLGGEAATLKVRGRKHISIYHAKLREEGQRTRTSGAERHFCSLCGSGLWLYDARWPELIHPFASAIDTPLPVPPEHTHLLLRSKASWVEVQATPHDLQFDNYPQESIAQWHQRLGLER, encoded by the coding sequence ATGCTGCTCGAAGGTTCCTGCCACTGCGGCGCCGTGCACTTCAGCCTGCACAGCGCCCATCCCTACCCTTACCAGCGCTGCTACTGCTCGATCTGCCGCAAGACCCAGGGCGGCGGTGGCTATGCGATCAACCTTGGCGGCGAGGCCGCCACCCTCAAGGTCCGCGGGCGCAAGCACATCAGCATTTACCACGCGAAGCTCCGCGAGGAAGGCCAGCGCACGCGTACCAGTGGCGCCGAACGGCACTTCTGCAGCCTGTGCGGCAGCGGCCTGTGGCTGTACGACGCGCGATGGCCGGAACTGATCCACCCCTTCGCCTCCGCCATCGACACCCCGCTGCCCGTGCCACCCGAGCACACCCACCTGCTGCTGCGCTCGAAGGCGAGCTGGGTCGAAGTGCAGGCCACGCCGCATGACCTGCAGTTCGACAATTACCCGCAGGAGTCCATCGCCCAGTGGCACCAGCGGCTGGGCCTGGAGCGGTAA